The genome window AATCGTAATGATGCTTTGTGTCCCGCCCTTGCTTTGGCTCCCTTGGGATGCGAACATGTGCATGCTGCTTTTACAGCCGGCTGTTTTCCTCTTCCAGCTCTCACTTATAGTGCTTGTTAATGAATGTATCTTTCTCATGGGACTACAATGCATTCTTGACCATAAGGTCAACATACTGTATAGTTCCACCAAGTGACATTCCACTGGAagaaaaaacaaaataaaaaaatacacttTTTACTTTAGTTCATTATTTTGAGAGCTAATTTCTATGGATGTTTTTAAATAGATATAATTGATAGAACTGAAGCGTTTTATACaatgtatgtttttattttattaatcaTTTTGAGCTTTAATAGGTAAATACATTTTCCACACAGCCTACAATATGCATTTGGGAGTTTGATCATTCCCTGTCTCTGCAAAAGGGCAGCACTAGCACATTCGTATTTTCACAATCAAATCATCTCAAAAGAAATTCAGCTCCCCACttttagaatgtatgcacacatgactgtaagtcgctttggataaaagcgtctgctaaatggcatatattattattattattattataagtggAGCATGTGTAAAATATTCCACACAGATACAACTTGCTcttgaatttaaaaaatgtaagttTTCCCACAAGCATCAACTGAGAAAGAACAGCAGGATATGGTTGTGATTTTGAATGGAAACTAATTGGTGTCATCGGCTACTAATGTTTGTAGATGGTGTGCCTAAATAAACAAACCCAGCATGGATTGCGTGCTCTCTTGGCCCATAGGCTCACAATGCTGCTTTCAAGTAATTGAGGCGAACGATCCCTTTAAGAGGACAGGTGTGTCTGCAAGacaggggtgtattcactaggaaccacaCAGAAGAAAAAtggtgaaacagggagggacctaTCTGAATTTGTCCTATAAGAAACGTTTGTTTTTATTGCTCAACGTATTCCGTTGCAAGAGGTTTTACTGAGGTGtcaactaatgaatacacctgtgGAGACAGGTGAGAGTGGAGAAACAGGAAATGAAACCTTTCACACATAAACAAACTGGTTTTGCCAAAAATCTGCTTATGGCTATTACAACTGAAacatgagagaagagagaaaagtctGTCGTAAGTGTTGACATTGTAAATCTTTCAAGACATGTTTTTAATTAAGTGAAAGTGAGTTTATTCACAATAGATTAACCCTATGTACTCTGTCTGGTTTAGAATGCTAGCACGCTAAGCTACTAGCATATCTTATTTGTGTTTTCAGAAGAACACAGCCTGGgtttctttctttctgtgtttTAATAAGTCTTAAACAGACACATTTCATTCACTTTAATTTAGTTGTGATTTGAGTCTGAGTCAAAAATACTCCACAGGCTATCCTGACTGATGTGATGAACCTATACCTGCTTCCCGTAGTTCTGTCATTGGCAGGTAAGGCATCTCTCCTCAATCAATTTTCTGACAGGGTCTTCAATGTTGACTTCAGTGAGTACCCTACCTCAAGCTAAAAAGAATGCTGATGGTGTGTATTTTTAAAATGTTGGAGGAGTAGCTCTACATTTCTATTTGGGGAAATGCCAAGGTGACAGAAACAATGACTCCTCCCCAGCTCGGCTGCATTCTTAGTCCATGTGTTCTGTTGCATAAATGAAAAATTAAGTCACacactcatctctccttcttgtGAATTTATTCAACCAAAGTTGTGGCTTAACAACCTTTGTCAGGGTGTGTGATATCCTAATACACAATGTCCAATGGCTTATCAGCCCTgctgagccctatgggccctgatcggagtgctatgtagtgcactacaaagggaacagggtgccatttgggacacagtctctGAATCCCATACATACTTACTCTTTCCAGTGTCCACCTCTACTGAAGTCAGTTAAGCACTGTATGGTTTTTAACAATGCTTTAAACGTGTGCTGCTGTTTTACGGCAAATGATCAACGAGGGAACCTCGGTGCAATTCATCTCAATTTTTGTCCATCTCATGCACACCTTGTAAAGTCAATTCACCATGACTGATCAGGAGCATATTCATTTGATTTAGTATAATTCATCTGCTGAAGACTTGTGGGGCCTTTTATATGCTTGTAAAGTGTTTAGATAATTCCCCCAACTATATACCCCTCAAACTCTCTCATACCAGTGTTATACCAACCTGTCATAATCACTGTAAGAAAGTAAGCAGGTAAATGAGTGATAAGTAGTGTATTCctttcttctcccccctctcctaccctctagTCTTCCTCTCCGTCGCTCTCTCCCAGGACCTGGTCTCAATCCAGTTTAAATCAGATCCAGTCCTGGTGCAGACTGGCACTGATGCGGTCTTCACGGTGGTCACAGTGTTCCAGGTGTTTTCCATCACATGGGGGTACCCAGGTGGGGTGACCCCCCTGGGGCTGTGGGTGGGGGGCAGTGCGGTGCTCAACACTGTGACCCAGTACCAGGGCAGGGTCACCATCACAGCCACCCAGCTCCGTATCAGCAGTGCCCAGCTCAGAGACGCGGGGAACTACACAGTGATGGTGGACCCCTTGCCCACCACGGGCCTGGCCCAAAACACCAGGTCCATACAGCTCAGGGTGTTCGGTAAGGAGGgtgggaggaaaggaaggagggatGTAGTGAGAGATGTaatgagggaggaaggaaggagatatGTAGTGAGTGATGTAatgagggaggaaaggaaggaaggagatatGTAGTGAGTGATGTAatgagggaggaaaggaaaggaaggaaggaaggaaggaaggaaggagggagggaagaaatgAGTGATATGAAGGAGGAAAGGTGGGAGGAAGTGATGGAGTGAGGGAAGAAAGGAGTGATATAATGAAGGAGGGTGGGAGGAAGTGATGGAGTGAGGGAAGAAAGGAGTGATATAATGAAGGAGGAAAGGaatgagggagggtgggaggaagtGATGGAGTGAGGGAGATAAAGGAGGATGGGAGGGAATATTACAGAAGAAAGTGactagcagtggtgtaaaatcGAGCATGTAAGTGTAATGTGATTATAGCCACTTGTTTGCCCAGACCTGTTAGTGTTTGTAATTACTATTGTTTTTAGTTACAGATGGCACTTCTATCTTTAATTTCTCAGTCCAGGCTTAGTGCTTATTGGCATTTTGTCTGCCCCTTTACCATCTGCTCCCATGTCTGGATATGGTTTCTTCTCCCAACCCTCCATTATTTTCATTAAACAAAATTAGTTTAGGCAGAAAAAACTAAGCGTCCCTCTATTTTTCAGCGTATTTTGAAGCTTGAATTGATTCCCCCTCTGTCTGTGATCACACTGTGAAAGCCCAGTAATGGCTCATTCAAAagctctccctgtgtgtgtatctccCAATCAGTCTACTACTCCAGTATTTACATTCATCTCACAAGACTGGTCCCAGAATAGTTTGTGGCATGATAATGAATATAGGAGTTGTCAATGACCATACTAGGAGTTGACAATTACCATAGGAGTTGGCATGTCCATAAAAGTTGTCAATGGCCGTAAGAGTTGGCAAGACACCACAAACAGATCTAGGCCCAGTCTATAGTCTCcctgcttctcttctctccccaccctAGATGCAGTGGATGGCGTGACTATGTTTGTGCCGTCTGTGGCTCTGGAGGGGGGCAATGTGTCTGTGCGCTGTACCTGGACCAAGGGGACAGAGACCAGTGTGCTGTGGGGTAAAGGGGGCTCTGCTCTCACCTCGAACTCCAGGGTCACAATCAAAGGGGGCGACTTGGTGATCAACCCGGCCAGGAGGGAAGATGCTGGGCTCTACTCCTGCACCGTCTCTAACCTCGTCAGCGCTCAGACCGCCTCAAAGACCCTCACAGTTTACTGTGAGTAATTGCATGCTCAGCTGCTAATGCTAATAACATAAGCTAATTAGACTCCCACACATTCTCACAAGTGAGCAGGGCTGGATTACCGATTTGGCACGCAGAGGTAATCCAGGGGCAATTAGATAGCATATGAGCACGTGATAAGCTAttgcaaaatatgtagaattgtaATTAACctgaaattagctttaaaactgcaacattttctctcagcctcataatggcaaaatatgtagaataGCATGGGATTAGCTATATACTGTAACTGCACAATTTCCTCTAAGCCTCATCCCACTGCTgtcttgcttctgaagctaagcagggttggtcctggtcagtccctggatgggagaccagatgctgctggaagtggtgttggagggccagtatcAGTATGAGGCACCCTTTCATCTGGTATAAAAAAAAAGATataatgaacaaaaatgtaaatgcaacaattcaaacaattttactgagttacagttcatttaaggaaatcagtccatttaaattaagaaattaggctctaatctatggatttcacatgactgggcagggtcgcagccatgggtgggcataggacacccacttgggagccagtcCCATCCagtggggagccaggcccagccaatcagaatacgtTTTCccctggatgtggaggtcctgggttggcatggttacgcgtggtctgcggttgtgaggccagttgacgtactgccaaaatctctaaaacgatgttggaggtggcttatgatagagaaatgaacattcaattatatGGCACAatactctggcaacagctctggtggacattcctgcagtcagaatgccaaaACCTgcaccctcaaaacttgagacatctgtggaattgtgttgtgacaaaactgcacattttagagtggccttttattgtccccagcaaaaagtgcacctgtgtaatgatcatgctaaaAATCAGCTTtaatcaggtggatggattatcttggcaaaggagaaatgttcactaacagggatgtaaacacatttgagcACAACATTTGAGCGGAGTATGAAAAATGCGtcgattttgtatttatttaatctaatgaaacatgggaccgacactttacacgttgcatttatatttttgttcagtataataataCCCCAATGCACccgggcagtgattggggacattgccctgtgtagggtgtcgtctttcggatgggatgttaaacgggtgtcctgactctctgtggtcactaaagatctcATGGCACTTAACGTAAGAGTAGGGTTGTTAAACCCcggtcaacttacctggtaaaataagggttacaAAAAATACATAAGAAAATTGCTGAATGCGTAGAAAAGCATGATGTTAGCTGTAAGACCACACCATTAGAATCGCAGGGGAAACTGTGGCCCCAGATGTGGTGGTCCGGCTCTGACTGTGAGTCACTATCTGGTGTCCAGGGTTGTGTTAATTAGGGCACACACATAAAAAATGGTGTCTGATTTGAGAAGTCAGTTGTCTTTCCTTGTTTTAGTCTGTTTTCttttgtttggtgcctaatgtACACGACCCAGCAGCTAAAATGCTAATGCTAATACTATGAGCTAGTTGTTTTACTAGCTAGCATTACACCAAGTAATGGAACTGCCTGTTAGCCACAGAAGCACATCACTATAAGGGCTACAGGGCTAATTCGCATTAGCAATAACGACTCGTGAAGCCGCTAGTCATACCCAACCCCAGTAATATTGACCCCATGCATTTTGAGGTGAAACTTTACTGTGACagtctgtgagtctgtctgttgaTGTCCCCCGCCCCCCTCCCGTCCCCTCCAGATGGTCCCGACACCCCCGTGCTGAGCAAGGCTTCCCCGGCAGACTGTGTGGTAGGAGCGGATGCAGTGGTAGGCCAGACGATCCGACTCACCTGCGTGTCTGACTCCCTGCCCCCTCCACTTTCTCCTGGAAATACAACAATGAACCCGTGGCGTCTGGCCAACTGGACAGTGGCGTGTTCAGCCTCCAGACCTTCTCCACCAACCAGAGCGGCCAATACAAGTGCGTGGCTAGCAATGCCATCACGGGCGCCACGTCGGCGCAGGGGACGGATCTGGCCATCGTGGGTGAGTTATGCAGGACGGACACTAACGTGACTCATTCTGATGACTGTTAGTTTTGGACAGCGCAGCGGCATCCATCTTCGAGTGAAGAGAGGGGAACATTTTGGCCCAGCCTAGCCCATCAGCAAAAGATTGATCAATCCAAATGCTCTCACAATGAGAATCTAACTCTTTTTCTATGACTTTCAGCTGTCTTCACTGATGCTCCCTTCATTTCCACCACTcgttctctctcacctctcttcccCTGACATCACTTCATCATACCCTTTCTTTTCCATTTGTCTGTCTGGGCTCCGTGTCTCAGACTCATTATCATTATTAATTATCCCCCTGCTCATCACTTTTTCTGTCtcggcctccctccctccccctcatcccttccctctctctttcaggcACATGCCTCAGTGCAGGCGCAGTCGCAGGCATAGTGATTGGCTGTGTGGTCGCTCTGATCTTAATCGTCATAGCCATCGTACTCCTGGTGCGCTGGAAGAgaggtgagtgtctgtctgtctgtctgtctcagtaataTCTTGTAAACTCTTTGAAAGCATTCACATTGACCTGTGTACACTATGCTCATGTAAACGTATGTTTCTGTGTTTGAATACAGTATGTGACAATGTTGCTTATTGCAGTTGACCGAAGACTGAAGGAGGCCACAGGACAAAAGAGACACCCAGAACTCATGCTTACAGTAAGACACTCTTCTTTACCCCAGAATATTAGGATTCTGAAAGCAATTAACCCTTTCATgtatttccttctcttctctttctccctctctttcagccCACTGAACCCCCTCCACATGGTACCCGAACTTTAGGCAGAGGCCGTCACTCAGACCCACCGCTACACGCAAACCCTCACAACTTCTACACTGTCCCACCCGATGGCCACGatagcacacacacaccgccacgcaacactaacacactccaACACAATGGCCACGCCAACAGAAATAGGTTCCCACACAATGCGCAACATCCGAATGCCAATTCATTTCCACAGAATGGCACCACGCAGGACCACGACACTTTCACACGCACTGCTGCACCTCAGAATGCCAACACACTCGACACCCTCCCACAGAGGACTCAAAACCACCCGAACAATCCAAACATTCTCATACAAGCGGGTTCTACTCAGGTTGGTGTTAACCTGAACACACCGCCACACAACCAGCAAAATAGCAACGCACAGGTGGCCACGGTTCACGTCAATCTCAATTCCTATCCAACTAATGGTCAACAACCCAACCAACAGTCACAGCAACAATTTACAAGCCCACAGGACAGTACAATGCAGAGGAGCGCCACCAATGTAGCCAACAGTGCTAGTGCTCTTCAGGTTCAAAATATCAACCCACAAACGTTCACACAGACTGGACAGTCATACTCCAATCCCAGGATGCAACTTGGCTTGTCATATCCTGGTGATCCTTCACAGGTCGACTACAGTAACTTAGACACTGGTCCTCAAGTCTCGACTGGTCCTATTCCTACTGGTTACACACACAGGGGTCAAAGTCTCACTCTCCAGCGAAACGCCAACACGCAGACCTACCAGATGGACCAGGCTACTGATACCCAGCCTAGACACTCCAACCCAGCAGCGGCCAGTTCTGTGCCACGTGATGCCAGCCATACCACACCAAGTGCCAGCTCACACCGCCAACAAATGCCTTGGGACCGTCTGAGGGGCACCCCGGCGTACCCCAACGAGCCCCCCAGAAGGGTACAGGCTTCCCCCGACAGCAGCTACACCTCTGAGGGCACCTCTGAGTCCCCGTCCCAGGCTAGACGATCCAGACCACACACCAGGAAGAGTGGGCCGGGAGCACAGACCCAGAGTCCCCCACAGAGCAGATCTACACCCAGGAAGGCTGCACCGACGGCGGGCAGACAGACCCAGAACCTCCCCCACACTCATGGGATGAACACTGAGCCTGGGGCTCCAAGCCACACACAGTTGCATATCAGTCCCCATGCACACGGTACACCAAGGCAGAGAGCCCAGCAGGATGTCAGAGCTCAATCCCAGATCACAGCTCAGACCGCTTCTCAAAGCCAGACTGGCCCCAGGCAACAAAATGCCTCCCGCAGCTACCACAACCCCCAGACACAACAACGTGGACCAGGCGCCCCACAGGGACTAATAACCACCATGCCCCAAGGCACCACACTCGACATTCGAGCTCTCGCCAATCCAAATCACATCCCACAGACACAAACCGGGATTCAGTATGGTAGGGGAAACACACACATGATACCGCAGCCCACACaagaccagagacagacagcaacacaagGTTGGGGTGCACtaacacagcctcttacacaGAACCCCAGTAGCCTCACTCAAACGGCCTTGGAGATGCACACACTGACGACCCCGAACCCTTTTCACAACCGTAACCACCAGACACAGGCCGCCCTGCTCAACACCCAAGCTCGAGTCCCTAACCCTGGGCACCAGCGGCCCCCCACGCCCCCTCCCGTGATCCCTCTGGCTCAGTTCCAGACTATTCCCAGAGAACGCACCCAGCACCAGTCCCCAAACCGGGGCCCCACTGGCCCTCTCAGGCCCCCGGTCAATGTACACAACGCACAGAGACACCCCAATGCCCACCCGCCCCGCAGACACCCCGGTGCTAGCATGCCGGCCAACCTGCACTCGGGAAATGCCCACCATGTGCATGCtgataacacacacaggcacggtCAACATACTCATCATGCCCACAGGAACACTGCCCACCCACGCCAGGTAAGTAGACACCAAAGTCGTGTTTGATATCAGAGCCAACCGTTCCCATATGTTTGATATATGTTCATTAGCCATTTCATGTTTCATTAATCGCCACATGGCTCTCTGTCTCAGATGTGTGATCATTATGCCTGTCTCATCCTGTCATGTCATTCTCTGTGCATTTAGTTTCTTTGGTTTCCCCACCTCTCATTCTCACTGACAGTTAGTcagcgtcccaaatggaaccctattccctttatagtgcactatgtttgactagagcccatagggaataggatgcaatttGGGACGCACAATGTGTGTGTCACATGTGGAGTTACCGGTAATTTACCCAAGTTACTGTAATCTTCTGTGATTTTGGTAAGTAACAGGTAATCTATggtaactttggtaatttatacttgaGTCATTTAAAAAAGATTTATTAATATgtagtattttttttttatatctgtgtccatattgtccatgagtttctagtggATGGACCATATGGTACAAGAGAAAATTGCCCAATTAAtgaaaaaagcatctaatcaactatggcattattttcaattaactctgcaactcttccaacggtTTACTTTTTTCACCAGTTTGCCGCCACAACATTAAATAACAACAAAGACATATtgacaaataaatacataaagGATATTTCATGTTGAAAGTCATATTAAACACCAGTGGTCTTCACTGAGATGATGGTTTATACTTAGGATCTAGTTTTACTTtgtcatttattttgtattttaaaatcttatttgattattttatacatttttatctGTGATAGGGACAGAGATAAtgacagacacctgtgataaccTGAAGTACCCAAAAGAACTACATAAAACTATTGTTGAAACTTCAAAAGTTTCCAGTAAGATACTCTCCCTTTTGCAACCCTAGTCACAGGGAAGCTTGCCAAGCAGCTTTTATAGCAGGGCCTGCACTTTCTGTTGAGTGACAAGTATCTGTCTACTGGAGTAATGACGAGAGTATTTGGCAGGGATACAGCCAGGGTAGTTTGGCTGGGTGTTTGTCTGCCTATACCTTACCAGTGTTTCAGTGTCAGAATTGTGTCAGTGGCTATGTTGAACATGACTTGTATATAATTAAGGGcttgttctttctctctaacACCAGACCCACCAAGGGAGGCCTAGACACTGAGAGATGCCAacggacacacacaccagcaACTGACGAGGAGAAACACATGCATGGATGACTATGGGAGCCCCACTCTAATGCAATGGAGACCAAGCAAAAACACACATAtgcgcgtgcgcacacacacatacacacacacacacttcccgcAGTCGACTCCCCTTGCCTGTCAAGTGAATGTTATCTGTTGATTCTCAACAGTACCGACAATGACTCactggaaaacacacacagatgtgttATTTCTGAAGCACCATATAACCAAATAGTAGTAATGAGAAAAAGGCCTGTTTCAGGCGAGACACTCCAGGCCGCGTGTACGTGGCCTCTCCCATTCAGCATGTTCAGAGCGAGAATGAGGCACGACCACAACAATGAGGACTTGAAATGTTTCCgttcgtgtctgtgtgtgtgttgctccttGTGACTAGAATAAACAGCAAAAAGGACAGAAAAAGAGACCCCTTGCTGGACTGATTCCAATTGAATGGACTTGGCCCCTGGGAACTACT of Oncorhynchus gorbuscha isolate QuinsamMale2020 ecotype Even-year linkage group LG15, OgorEven_v1.0, whole genome shotgun sequence contains these proteins:
- the LOC123997894 gene encoding V-set and immunoglobulin domain-containing protein 10-like, producing MNLYLLPVVLSLAVFLSVALSQDLVSIQFKSDPVLVQTGTDAVFTVVTVFQVFSITWGYPGGVTPLGLWVGGSAVLNTVTQYQGRVTITATQLRISSAQLRDAGNYTVMVDPLPTTGLAQNTRSIQLRVFDAVDGVTMFVPSVALEGGNVSVRCTWTKGTETSVLWGKGGSALTSNSRVTIKGGDLVINPARREDAGLYSCTVSNLVSAQTASKTLTVYYGPDTPVLSKASPADCVVGADAVVGQTIRLTCVSDSLPPPLSPGNTTMNPWRLANWTVACSASRPSPPTRAANTSAWLAMPSRAPRRRRGRIWPSWAHASVQAQSQA